Proteins found in one Ctenopharyngodon idella isolate HZGC_01 chromosome 16, HZGC01, whole genome shotgun sequence genomic segment:
- the ankrd28b gene encoding serine/threonine-protein phosphatase 6 regulatory ankyrin repeat subunit A, whose amino-acid sequence MVVLKIRDQPALLKAIFNVDPDEVRSIIFKKEDVNVQDNEKRTPLHAAAYLGDAEIIELLILSGARVNAKDNKWLTPLHRAVASCSEEAVQVLLKHSADVNARDKNWQTPLHVAAANKAVRCAEALVPLLSNVNVSDRAGRTALHHAAFSGHLEMVRLLLSRGANINAFDKKDRRAIHWAAYMGHMEVVKLLVSHGAEVTCKDKKAYTPLHAAASSGMISVVKYLLDLGVDMNEPNAYGNTPLHVACYNGQDVVVNELIECGANVNQVNEKGFAPLHFTAASRHGALCLELLVGNGADVNIKSKDGKTPLHMTAIHGRFSRSQAIIQNGAEIDCEDKNGNTPLHIAARYGHELLINTLITNGADTAKRGVHGMFPLHLAALSGFSDCCRKLLSSGFDIDTPDDFGRTCLHAAAAGGNLECLNLLLNTGADFNRKDSFGRTPLHYAAANCNYQCLFALVGSGANVNELDKRGCTPLHYAAASDADGKCLEYLLRNDANPGIRDNQGYNAVHYASAYGHRLCLELIASETPLDVLMETSGTDILNDSDVRAPVSPLHLAAYHGHHQALEVLVQSLLDLDVRTAQGHTPLDLAAFKGHVECVDVLINQGASILVKDYTLKRTPIHAAATNGHSECLRLLIGNADLQSAVDIQDGIGQTPLMLSVLGGHTDCVYSLINKGANVDAKDKWGRTALHRGAVTGHEECVEALLQHSASFMVRDCRGRSPVHLAAACGHVGVLGGLLHAAQSVETIPVITDHQGYTPLHWACYNGHDTCVEVLLEQELFHKTEGNTFSPLHCAVINDNEGAAEMLIDTLSPAIVNSTDSKNRTPLHAAAFTDHVECLQLLLGHNAQVNCVDAGGKTPLMMAAENGQTNAVEVLVSSAKADLTLQDANKNTALHLACSKGHETSALLILEKITDRNLINSTNAALQTPLHVAARNGLTVVVQELLAKGASVLAVDENGYTPALACAPNKDVADCLALILATMMPVSPGGGAVPGLTFSAINHYTSPTKSVTFDSLPMLRSEHSSYCSFNSIGRHDGFYKDDELNDSDSETY is encoded by the exons ATGGTGGTTCTCAAAATTAGAGACCAG CCTGCCCTGCTAAAAGCTATTTTCAATGTTGATCCGGATGAAGTACGCTCTATCATTTTCAAGAAAGAGGATGTGAATGTACAA GACAATGAGAAAAGGACACCACTGCACGCAGCTGCTTACCTAGGAGATGCTGAAATTATAGAGCTCTTAATTTTATCGG GAGCGAGGGTGAATGCCAAAGACAACAAATGGCTGACTCCTCTTCACCGCGCAGTGGCATCCTGCAGTGAG GAGGCGGTGCAGGTTTTGTTGAAGCACTCTGCTGATGTAAATGCTCGAGATAAGAACTGGCAGACCCCTCTACATGTGGCTGCTGCTAACAAGGCGGTTCGCTGCGCTGAGGCCTTGGTGCCACTGCTTAGCAACGTTAATGTATCAGATCGGGCTGGACGAACAGCTCTGCACCACGCTGCCTTCAGTGGCCACCTGGAG aTGGTGCGGTTACTGCTATCCAGGGGAGCTAATATAAATGCGTTTGATAAGAAGGACAGAAGGGCAATCCACTGGGCGGCATACATGG GTCACATGGAAGTGGTAAAACTGTTGGTGTCTCACGGCGCTGAGGTGACGTGTAAGGATAAGAAAGCTTACACACCCCTCCACGCTGCAGCGTCCAGCGGGATGATCAGTGTAGTGAAATATCTGCTGGATTTGGGAGTGGAT ATGAATGAGCCAAACGCGTATGGGAACACTCCGCTCCATGTGGCATGCTACAACGGTCAGGATGTGGTGGTGAACGAGCTGATTGAGTGTGGCGCGAACGTGAACCAGGTTAATGAGAAGGGCTTCGCACCCCTGCACTTCACCGCCGCCTCACGGCATGGAGCGCTCTGCCTTGAGCTGCTCGTGGGCAATGGAGCTGATGTCAATATCAAG AGTAAGGACGGTAAGACCCCTCTACATATGACCGCAATCCACGGGAGGTTCTCAAGATCTCAGGCGATTATTCAAAATG GTGCTGAGATAGACTGTGAAGATAAGAACGGGAACACTCCTCTGCACATCGCAGCTCGATACGGACACGAGCTTCTCATCAACACACTGATCACTAATGGAGCTGATACAGCCAA GAGGGGAGTTCATGGCATGTTTCCACTGCATTTGGCTGCTCTCAGCGGCTTCTCGGACTGCTGCCGTAAGCTGCTGTCATCTG GCTTTGATATAGACACCCCTGATGACTTTGGAAGGACCTGtttacatgctgctgctgctggcgG GAACCTTGAGTGTTTGAATCTTCTCCTCAACACAGGGGCAGATTTCAACAGGAAGGACAGTTTTGGAAG GACACCTTTGCACTACGCAGCTGCAAACTGCAACTACCAGTGCCTGTTTGCTTTGGTGGGTTCAGGAGCCAATGTCAATGAGCTGGACAAGAGGGGCTGCACCCCCCTCCACTATGCCGCTGCTTCTGACGCCGATGGAAA GTGCCTGGAATATTTGCTGAGGAATGATGCCAACCCAGGGATCCGAGACAATCAGGGCTACAATGCAGTGCATTACGCCTCTGCGTATGGACACCGCCTgtgtctggagctg ATTGCGAGTGAAACTCCTTTAGATGTG TTAATGGAAACCTCAGGGACAGACATCCTAAATGACTCTGATGTACGTGCTCCTGTGAGCCCACTTCACCTGGCT GCATATCATGGACATCACCAGGCTCTTGAGGTATTGGTTCAGTCTCTGCTGGACCTGGATGTAAGAACAGCACAAGGACACACGCCGCTGGACCTGGCTGCCTTCAAAGGCCATGTTGAATGTGTGGATGTGCTCATCAACCAGGGAGCTTCCATCCTGGTGAAAGACTACACGCTCAAGCGCACCCCCATCCATGCCGCTG CCACAAATGGTCACTCTGAATGTCTCCGTTTGCTCATCGGAAATGCCGACCTGCAGAGTGCAGTGGACATCCAGGATGGGATTGGCCA GACTCCTCTGATGCTGTCAGTGCTGGGCGGACATACAGACTGCGTTTACTCTCTTATTAATAAAGGAGCCAATGTCGATGCCAAAGACAAGTGGGGCCGCACTGCTCTGCACAGAGGG GCGGTGACGGGCCATGAGGAGTGCGTGGAGGCTTTGCTGCAGCACAGTGCCAGTTTCATGGTACGGGACTGTAGGGGGCGCTCTCCAGTGCACCTTGCGGCCGCCTGTGGCCATGTTGGGGTTCTGGGGGGCCTTCTGCATGCTGCCCAGTCAGTAGAGACCATTCCTGTCATCACTGACCACCAGGGCTACACGCCCCTTCACTGGGCCTGTTACAACG GTCATGACACTTGTGTTGAAGTGTTGCTGGAGCAGGAGTTATTTCATAAGACTGAAGGGAACACTTTTAGCCCCCTTCACTGCGCTGT TATAAATGACAATGAAGGAGCAGCTGAGATGTTGATAGACACACTTAGTCCTGCTATCGTCAATTCGACTGATTCCAAAAACAG GACTCCTCTTCACGCTGCAGCATTCACAGATCATGTTGAGTGTCTGCAGCTCCTGCTGGGTCATAACGCACAGGTGAACTGTGTGGATGCTGGAGGCAAAACCCCACTCATGATGGCTGCTGAGAATGGCCAGACCAATGCCGTCG AGGTGTTGGTGAGCAGTGCAAAAGCAGATCTCACGCTACAGGATGCCAACAAAAACACTGCTCTCCATCTGGCCTGCAGTAAG GGTCATGAAACCAGTGCCTTGTTGATCTTGGAGAAGATCACTGACAGAAACCTCATCAACTCAACCAACGCAGCTTTACAAAC GCCCCTGCATGTTGCTGCCAGGAATGGCTTGACTGTGGTTGTCCAAGAACTACTAGCTAAGGGTGCCAGTGTGCTAGCCGTGGATGAAAATG GCTACACTCCGGCCCTGGCTTGTGCTCCTAACAAAGACGTGGCAGATTGCCTGGCGCTAATCCTGGCCACCATGATGCCAGTGTCTCCCGGCGGAGGTGCGGTGCCTGGTCTCACGTTCAGTGCCATCAATCACTACACCAGCCCCACTAAAAGCGTCACGTTCGACAGTCTGCCCATGCTCCGCTCCGAACACAGCTCCTATTGCAGTTTCAACAGCATCGGCCGCCACGACGGCTTCTACAAGGACGACGAGCTAAACGACTCTGACTCAGAGACTTACTGA